A part of Candidatus Delongbacteria bacterium genomic DNA contains:
- a CDS encoding DUF1460 domain-containing protein, with the protein MIQSRPVRMLLLVLLACCVTDNARAAVQEVANDPSPRASAMADAGLARVGRPYAANTLIGSATRPEQLVCREDSLDCMTFLEVCAAATADTGFCEGLQAWRYADARVDWSKRLHFFSDWAVAHPELEDISARLPGAQLRNKVLNQKSDGGQWLPGLGTQERTLTRVPPSAALLDSLRTGDLVGFWNDAAGLDVSHTGMIVRRDGEVLLLHASSLKHRVILEPLVAHSKWKNGLIVQRFR; encoded by the coding sequence GTGATCCAGTCCCGCCCGGTTCGCATGCTGCTGCTGGTCCTGCTGGCCTGTTGCGTCACGGACAATGCCCGTGCGGCAGTCCAGGAAGTGGCCAATGATCCCTCCCCCAGAGCCAGCGCGATGGCCGATGCGGGTCTGGCCCGAGTGGGTCGCCCCTACGCAGCCAATACGCTGATTGGCTCGGCGACACGCCCTGAGCAACTCGTGTGCCGGGAGGACTCGCTGGACTGCATGACCTTTCTGGAAGTCTGCGCGGCCGCCACGGCTGACACCGGTTTCTGCGAAGGCCTGCAGGCCTGGCGCTACGCGGACGCCCGGGTGGACTGGAGCAAGCGCCTGCACTTCTTCAGTGACTGGGCCGTGGCACACCCGGAGCTGGAGGACATCAGCGCTCGCCTGCCGGGCGCGCAGTTGCGGAACAAGGTGTTGAACCAGAAATCGGATGGTGGCCAGTGGCTGCCCGGACTGGGCACGCAGGAGCGCACGCTGACCCGGGTGCCTCCGTCCGCAGCCCTGCTTGACAGTCTGCGGACCGGGGATCTGGTCGGCTTCTGGAACGATGCGGCCGGTCTGGATGTGAGCCACACGGGCATGATCGTGCGCCGTGATGGCGAGGTATTGTTGCTGCACGCCAGCAGCCTGAAGCACCGGGTGATTCTGGAACCGCTGGTGGCTCACTCGAAGTGGAAGAATGGCCTGATCGTGCAGAGGTTCCGATGA
- a CDS encoding SIMPL domain-containing protein produces MGLASMLYINGQGKASVEADQVSIQFNLNATSKTLEVVSETVSENLDEVLDWLDSHDETDIEYWLGNLSRRDIYRTKRRMDVRLDKRIDVNVYNMQLLDTLTTIMSAHGFTMGRTAWSTSKEDELKSEAILAASNDARRRAEQFATALGVSLGKVYTISIDGAGPLEERGYQTTKNSGGFTIDNEGAFHARGGSLDPVLIVADRSSEISVQRIQVSTRVHVEYVIE; encoded by the coding sequence ATGGGCCTGGCCTCCATGTTGTACATCAATGGACAGGGCAAGGCCTCCGTCGAGGCGGACCAGGTCAGCATCCAGTTCAATCTCAACGCGACCAGCAAGACGCTGGAAGTCGTGAGCGAAACTGTCTCCGAGAATCTCGACGAGGTGCTGGATTGGCTGGACAGTCATGATGAGACGGACATCGAATACTGGCTGGGGAATCTGTCCCGGCGGGACATCTACAGGACAAAGCGGCGCATGGATGTCCGGCTTGACAAGAGAATTGACGTGAACGTGTACAACATGCAATTGCTGGATACACTGACGACCATCATGTCCGCTCATGGTTTCACCATGGGCCGGACCGCATGGAGTACCAGCAAGGAAGACGAACTGAAAAGTGAAGCAATTCTGGCTGCCAGCAACGATGCAAGACGTCGCGCAGAGCAGTTCGCGACGGCTCTGGGAGTGTCACTCGGGAAGGTGTACACGATTTCCATTGATGGCGCGGGACCGTTGGAGGAGAGAGGATATCAGACAACGAAGAACTCCGGCGGATTCACCATCGACAATGAAGGCGCCTTCCATGCACGGGGCGGAAGTCTCGATCCCGTGTTGATCGTGGCCGATCGCTCCTCGGAGATTTCGGTTCAGCGGATCCAGGTGAGCACCCGTGTGCATGTGGAGTACGTGATCGAGTGA
- a CDS encoding methyltransferase domain-containing protein, translated as MSTLTRPDRLGRLLDVACGAGNFALELVQEIGGLRELVAIDSSQSALEAARDALASLPHQLHTMAGEHLDFPNGGFDTVSIAHSLHHLADPDMVLKEMRRVLRPGGWLVVQEMYRDTEDPAARTHVELHHWWAAVDRSRSVQHNETFPRESLVSLLNNMPGVSWLVEDRIDADSNPFNPELKEHLEPVIARYQAWCDDSPEGRALFDRGERLREQLARHGFRSAPALRAWGRREEAR; from the coding sequence ATGTCCACTCTCACCCGGCCCGATCGCCTCGGCCGCTTGCTGGATGTGGCCTGCGGTGCAGGCAACTTCGCGCTCGAACTTGTGCAGGAAATCGGCGGCCTGCGGGAGCTGGTGGCCATCGACAGCAGTCAAAGCGCACTGGAGGCTGCCCGTGACGCACTGGCCAGCCTGCCCCATCAACTGCACACGATGGCGGGGGAGCACCTCGACTTTCCCAACGGCGGTTTCGACACGGTGTCCATCGCTCACAGTCTTCATCATCTGGCCGACCCCGACATGGTCCTGAAGGAAATGCGGCGCGTGCTGCGCCCGGGAGGCTGGCTGGTGGTGCAGGAGATGTACCGGGACACCGAGGACCCGGCGGCCCGCACCCATGTGGAACTGCACCACTGGTGGGCGGCCGTGGATCGGAGCCGCAGTGTGCAGCACAACGAGACTTTCCCGCGTGAAAGTCTGGTCTCACTCCTGAACAACATGCCAGGCGTGAGCTGGCTGGTCGAGGACCGGATCGATGCGGACTCAAACCCCTTCAATCCGGAGCTGAAAGAGCATCTGGAACCGGTGATTGCGCGCTACCAGGCCTGGTGTGATGACTCTCCCGAGGGCCGGGCTTTGTTCGACCGCGGCGAGCGGCTTCGTGAACAGTTGGCGCGGCATGGGTTCCGCAGTGCTCCCGCGTTGCGCGCCTGGGGCAGACGGGAAGAGGCGCGGTGA